The following are encoded in a window of uncultured Flavobacterium sp. genomic DNA:
- a CDS encoding superoxide dismutase encodes MNRKEFLKSGTLMGAAALVLPTTNAFAKNLANNSIDKLVDANGNYIQQTLPYSENFLEPYMDAETLHLHYTFHHGGAVKGANKDMQMIKKALDDNSLETVDFWTKKLSYHFSSHILHSIFWTNLTNKSNLPKGDLLKRIEKSFGSFDRLKVLIAATSKNVDGNGWGILAYQPYSDSLVVLQCENHEKLTQWGAIPLLVIDVWEHAYYLKYKNKRTDFVDALFNIINWDNVALRLNDALKLIQ; translated from the coding sequence ATGAATAGAAAAGAGTTTTTAAAATCGGGCACATTAATGGGTGCAGCAGCTTTAGTACTCCCTACTACTAACGCATTTGCAAAAAATTTAGCTAATAATTCTATTGATAAATTAGTAGATGCAAATGGCAATTATATTCAACAAACACTTCCATATAGTGAAAATTTCTTAGAGCCCTATATGGATGCAGAAACCTTGCATTTGCATTACACTTTTCATCATGGTGGTGCAGTAAAAGGAGCCAATAAGGATATGCAGATGATTAAAAAAGCATTGGATGATAACAGCTTGGAAACTGTTGATTTTTGGACAAAAAAACTATCCTATCATTTTTCATCTCACATTTTACATTCAATATTTTGGACAAATCTTACCAATAAAAGCAATTTACCCAAAGGAGATTTACTGAAGCGAATTGAGAAAAGTTTTGGCAGTTTCGATAGATTAAAAGTTTTAATTGCAGCCACTTCAAAAAATGTAGATGGGAATGGTTGGGGAATTTTGGCATATCAGCCTTACAGTGATAGCTTAGTGGTCTTGCAATGCGAAAATCACGAAAAATTGACACAATGGGGTGCCATTCCGTTATTAGTTATCGATGTTTGGGAACATGCTTATTATTTAAAATACAAAAACAAACGAACCGATTTTGTAGATGCTTTATTTAATATTATCAATTGGGATAACGTTGCATTGAGACTTAATGATGCATTGAAATTGATACAATAA
- a CDS encoding DUF3347 domain-containing protein, translating to MKNIILSTIIMAFVMVSCNQKNKETVVDPKTTQTNSKLYACSMHPEITGKKDDKCSKCGMELTEPVPQTDAIHKHDAASQEPIKSEADVTEAASKSNFSINKIVGNYLQMKNALVKDDGKAAANAGKELFATLNKVDLSSIDAKLKTEYVDIADDAKEHAEHIGDNSSKIDHQREHFVMLSKDVNDLIQVFGTTQKLYQDYCPMANDGKGAVWISEIKEIKNPYYGSKMGNCGSIKKTF from the coding sequence ATGAAAAATATAATTCTTTCAACCATAATTATGGCATTTGTAATGGTTTCCTGCAATCAAAAAAACAAAGAAACTGTTGTTGATCCAAAAACAACTCAAACGAATTCAAAATTATATGCATGCTCTATGCACCCTGAAATTACCGGTAAAAAAGACGATAAATGCTCAAAATGTGGAATGGAACTAACAGAGCCGGTTCCGCAAACTGACGCAATCCATAAACATGATGCTGCCAGCCAAGAACCTATAAAATCAGAAGCTGACGTTACAGAAGCAGCTTCTAAGTCTAATTTTTCCATCAATAAAATTGTGGGCAATTATCTGCAAATGAAAAATGCACTGGTCAAAGATGACGGCAAAGCGGCGGCTAATGCCGGCAAAGAATTATTTGCAACTTTAAATAAAGTAGATCTGAGTTCAATAGATGCAAAATTAAAGACCGAATACGTTGACATTGCTGATGACGCTAAAGAACATGCAGAGCACATTGGTGATAATAGCAGCAAAATTGACCATCAAAGGGAGCATTTTGTAATGCTTAGTAAGGATGTGAATGATTTGATACAAGTATTTGGAACAACTCAAAAATTATATCAGGATTACTGCCCTATGGCAAACGATGGCAAAGGAGCCGTATGGATTAGCGAAATAAAGGAAATCAAAAATCCTTATTATGGATCAAAAATGGGTAACTGCGGATCAATAAAAAAAACATTCTAA
- a CDS encoding cytochrome c, translated as MNTKLSKKVLQIAIVGLFSINNYSQNLPVLKSGKDVFEGKCVACHGIDGTKGKWGAINLQRSYLDDLEIFKVVSDGRRIMPSWKKKLTIEEIKSVILYIKTLRK; from the coding sequence ATGAATACTAAATTATCAAAGAAGGTTCTGCAAATTGCAATTGTCGGATTATTTTCGATAAATAATTATAGTCAGAACTTACCGGTCCTAAAATCAGGTAAAGATGTTTTTGAAGGTAAATGTGTCGCATGTCATGGAATAGATGGGACAAAAGGCAAGTGGGGCGCCATAAATTTGCAACGCTCTTATCTTGATGATCTCGAAATATTTAAGGTTGTTTCTGATGGCAGACGAATTATGCCTTCCTGGAAGAAAAAACTAACTATTGAAGAAATAAAATCTGTTATTTTATATATAAAAACCTTACGTAAATAA
- a CDS encoding TonB-dependent receptor — protein MRKIIFAGILLISAIGTAQETGKDKSTNLDEVVVKGYKTLNGIGHLLDEKDGIIYAGKKTEVILVDSLDANKAINNTRQILGRIPGLNIVETEGSGFTANGIATRGLNPSQSIEMNTRQNGYNISADVYGYNEAYYLPPMEAVKRIELVRGAAALQFGAQFGGLANYVLDDAPAKKPFEFKTSQTMGSFGMFNSFNSMGGNYKKISYYGYVQYRNMDGYRPNSQQWQLSAFGKIQYNASDKFKMGVEYSLLRNQLKMPGGLSDEQFNNDPKQSTRTRNWLKSPWNIITGYANFNPTENTKISLKTSYLFSNRSLVWRNEDGGPSAADTIDPATGAFVPREVEKEDMNNITTELRVSQSYYLGNQKSTMAAGIRHSYAWFKRLGGGEGTTNSDFDMSITGDWEYNFDFTTTNVAPFVENIFKISDKFTITPGVRFEYLKSTAKGYKIEDLDKLNTDQSRNRYFMLFGTGLEYKTNKTCSFYANISQAYRPMDYSQLQPIGVVSYVDPNLKDAKGYNSDLGYRGTVKSYLNFDVSAFYMAYNNRVGLVLRTNEATGEQYSVRTNVANSVHKGIESYVELNILKCINENSKYGLNIFNSFSYIDAQYTSGEFKGKRVEAAAQTINRIGLIFNSKKLSGTLQANFIGDAYGDASNVEKSDDPIAGCIPSYAVWDFSGNYKFDNFGVKFGVNNIADKAYFTRRTDEYPGPGIIPAVGRSFYIGFNARF, from the coding sequence ATGAGAAAAATAATTTTTGCAGGTATACTATTAATTTCTGCAATTGGAACGGCACAAGAAACAGGAAAAGATAAATCAACAAATTTAGATGAGGTTGTCGTTAAAGGATATAAAACATTAAATGGTATTGGTCATTTGTTAGACGAAAAAGACGGTATTATTTATGCAGGAAAAAAAACTGAAGTTATTCTTGTCGATAGTTTAGATGCTAATAAAGCCATAAACAATACACGCCAAATATTAGGAAGAATCCCAGGATTAAATATCGTTGAAACAGAAGGTAGCGGATTTACTGCCAATGGTATTGCTACCAGAGGATTGAACCCTAGCCAAAGTATTGAAATGAATACCCGTCAGAATGGTTATAATATCAGTGCAGATGTTTACGGTTACAATGAAGCTTATTATTTACCACCAATGGAAGCTGTTAAGCGTATTGAATTGGTTAGAGGAGCAGCTGCTTTACAGTTTGGTGCTCAATTTGGCGGATTGGCCAATTACGTTTTAGACGATGCCCCGGCAAAAAAGCCGTTTGAGTTTAAAACCTCTCAGACAATGGGTAGTTTTGGTATGTTTAATTCCTTTAACTCCATGGGTGGAAATTATAAGAAGATCAGTTACTACGGTTATGTACAATACAGAAACATGGATGGCTACAGACCTAATAGTCAGCAATGGCAATTGTCTGCTTTTGGAAAAATTCAGTATAATGCTTCAGACAAGTTTAAAATGGGCGTAGAATACTCTTTACTTCGCAACCAATTAAAAATGCCCGGTGGTTTATCTGACGAACAATTTAATAACGATCCAAAACAATCTACAAGAACAAGAAACTGGTTAAAAAGTCCATGGAACATTATAACGGGTTATGCCAATTTTAATCCTACAGAGAATACTAAAATCAGTTTAAAAACATCTTACCTATTCAGTAACCGTTCATTAGTTTGGAGAAATGAAGATGGTGGTCCGAGTGCTGCTGATACTATTGACCCTGCAACAGGAGCCTTTGTTCCTCGTGAGGTAGAAAAGGAAGATATGAATAATATTACTACTGAACTGCGTGTTTCTCAAAGCTATTATTTAGGAAACCAAAAATCAACCATGGCAGCAGGAATCAGACACAGTTATGCCTGGTTTAAACGCTTAGGTGGCGGCGAGGGTACTACAAATAGTGATTTTGATATGTCTATTACAGGAGATTGGGAATACAATTTTGATTTTACAACTACCAATGTAGCTCCCTTTGTAGAAAACATTTTTAAGATTTCAGATAAATTTACTATTACTCCGGGCGTTCGATTTGAATATCTAAAAAGTACAGCTAAAGGATATAAAATTGAAGATCTGGACAAATTAAATACAGACCAAAGCAGAAATCGCTATTTTATGTTGTTTGGAACAGGATTAGAATATAAAACCAATAAGACTTGTTCTTTTTATGCAAATATTAGTCAGGCATACCGCCCAATGGACTATTCACAGTTACAACCAATAGGAGTTGTTTCTTATGTTGATCCTAATTTAAAAGATGCCAAAGGTTATAATTCTGATTTAGGTTACCGAGGTACTGTTAAAAGTTATTTAAACTTTGATGTTAGTGCATTTTACATGGCTTATAATAACCGTGTGGGTCTTGTGTTACGAACTAATGAAGCTACCGGAGAGCAATATTCTGTTCGTACCAATGTAGCAAATAGTGTTCATAAAGGAATAGAGAGTTATGTTGAATTAAATATCTTAAAATGTATTAATGAAAACTCAAAATACGGATTGAATATATTTAATTCATTTTCTTACATCGATGCTCAATATACTTCAGGAGAATTTAAAGGAAAAAGAGTTGAAGCTGCAGCTCAAACAATCAACCGTATAGGTCTTATTTTTAACAGTAAAAAATTATCAGGTACTCTTCAGGCAAACTTTATAGGAGATGCTTATGGTGATGCTTCAAATGTTGAGAAAAGCGATGACCCAATTGCAGGATGTATCCCCTCTTATGCTGTATGGGACTTTAGTGGTAATTACAAGTTTGACAATTTCGGAGTTAAATTCGGGGTTAATAACATTGCCGATAAAGCTTATTTTACAAGAAGAACCGATGAATATCCAGGACCTGGAATTATTCCTGCCGTGGGAAGAAGTTTTTATATCGGATTTAATGCTCGTTTTTAA
- a CDS encoding anthrone oxygenase family protein, with product MSLSNIILGITILATALIAGLYYGYSCSVTIGLNKLSSKEYILAMQSINVAIQNPWFFASFMGTLFLLPISAYLNFTSIQSPRFLLLLAAAVIYTIGSFGVTVFGNVPLNDMLANVDLKTATSDEMNMARQNFENPWNTLHNIRTIATIVSLIFCIIASINTSSES from the coding sequence ATGTCTTTATCAAACATTATTTTAGGGATCACAATTCTGGCAACAGCATTAATAGCAGGATTATATTATGGATATTCCTGTTCTGTTACAATTGGTTTAAATAAACTTTCAAGCAAAGAATATATTTTGGCAATGCAATCAATCAATGTTGCCATTCAAAATCCATGGTTTTTTGCATCCTTTATGGGGACATTATTTTTACTGCCAATCTCTGCTTATCTAAATTTTACATCAATACAATCTCCTAGATTTTTGTTATTACTAGCAGCTGCCGTAATTTATACTATTGGTTCTTTTGGAGTAACAGTATTTGGGAATGTGCCATTAAATGATATGCTGGCAAATGTAGATTTGAAAACGGCTACAAGTGATGAAATGAATATGGCAAGACAAAACTTTGAAAATCCCTGGAATACACTTCATAATATTAGAACAATTGCAACAATAGTTTCCTTGATATTTTGCATAATTGCAAGTATAAATACATCCTCAGAATCCTAA
- a CDS encoding AraC family transcriptional regulator, with product MKETVLVPNDKVSNYVKSIFLLESDCTDDKEVLLPFFADGYPGIMYHISKDGIFLHPGNKKLSSIFLYGQTIHPIELSIKGSYSLIIFQLFPFAAKMLLGVDPKELNDDCFDLNLLPDQNIKLLLEQLNHAEKKDTQVEIISLFIERLIDLSTTNIDSTIQSAIDLIITHKGKITIKELREKLHITERTFERLFMNQIGVNPKQFTKIIQFQNSLDQLSKEDYSLLTDIVFENGFTDQSHFIRTFKKYTGKTPTKFQKMP from the coding sequence ATGAAGGAAACTGTTTTAGTACCAAATGATAAAGTAAGTAATTATGTAAAAAGTATTTTTTTACTGGAAAGTGATTGTACTGATGATAAAGAGGTATTGCTTCCCTTTTTTGCTGATGGTTATCCGGGTATTATGTATCATATTTCGAAGGACGGTATATTTCTGCATCCTGGAAATAAAAAATTGTCTTCTATCTTTCTTTACGGACAAACGATTCACCCAATAGAATTATCAATAAAAGGAAGTTATAGTTTAATTATTTTTCAACTTTTTCCTTTTGCTGCCAAAATGTTATTAGGAGTTGATCCAAAGGAGTTAAATGATGATTGTTTTGATTTGAATTTATTACCGGATCAGAATATAAAGCTTCTTTTAGAACAGCTTAACCATGCAGAAAAAAAAGATACACAAGTTGAAATAATTTCTTTATTTATCGAAAGATTAATTGATTTAAGTACTACTAATATTGATAGTACAATTCAGTCAGCGATAGATCTTATAATCACCCATAAAGGGAAAATAACAATAAAAGAATTAAGAGAAAAACTGCACATTACTGAAAGAACTTTTGAGAGATTATTTATGAATCAGATTGGTGTAAATCCAAAGCAATTTACCAAAATAATTCAGTTTCAAAATTCTTTAGATCAACTTTCCAAAGAAGATTATTCGCTTTTAACGGATATAGTTTTTGAGAATGGGTTTACTGATCAATCTCATTTCATTAGAACTTTTAAAAAGTATACAGGAAAAACACCTACCAAATTTCAGAAAATGCCATAG
- a CDS encoding heme-binding domain-containing protein, which translates to MKQFIRKILFIGLIIFLLMQFYQPVRNSDYGQVLPIHISKVYHIPRNVETILQTSCYDCHSNNTQYPWYSYIQPARLFMESHITQGKNDLNFSEWGNYSKRKQGNKLDRIVKQIKANEMPLTSYTLIHKNAVLTSAQKEQMIKWIEKVSDSISKIN; encoded by the coding sequence ATGAAACAATTCATCAGAAAGATTCTTTTTATTGGGTTAATTATTTTTTTACTGATGCAATTCTATCAGCCTGTCCGAAATTCCGATTACGGACAGGTTTTACCAATCCATATTTCTAAAGTCTATCATATTCCTCGAAATGTTGAAACAATTTTGCAGACTTCCTGTTACGACTGCCATAGCAATAACACACAGTATCCGTGGTATTCCTACATACAGCCTGCACGTCTTTTCATGGAAAGCCATATTACTCAAGGAAAGAATGATTTGAATTTTAGCGAATGGGGAAATTATTCCAAAAGAAAACAAGGGAATAAATTAGACCGAATTGTAAAGCAAATAAAAGCTAACGAAATGCCTTTAACCTCTTATACTCTAATTCATAAAAATGCAGTATTGACCTCTGCCCAAAAAGAACAAATGATTAAGTGGATTGAAAAAGTGAGCGATAGTATTTCAAAAATAAATTAA
- a CDS encoding cytochrome c peroxidase, with protein MRSANQYLKFFIAILGTTILLSCEDNRDYTFVTPIDKVALGKELFFDKNLSNPGGQSCATCHSPQTGFSDLNHSIVSEGAVNGLFGNRNAPNVSYAMFAPTLHYDAVDGTYVGGFFLDGRVNTLEEQAKKPFMNPLEMNLTSVEMLVTKLKQAPYYALYQKVYGNNEDVQTIFNNITDAIATFEKSKEVNPFSSKYDYYLKGQVTLTQQELRGLQLFNATDKGNCAACHISEPDEDSGKVLFTDFTYDNIGVPKNPNNPFYTIPASNNPLGANAIDNGLGTIVKDASHNGKFKVPTLRNVAISAPYFHNGFYNTLEEVVHFYNSRDVEAFPAAEVTETVNHDELGNLKLTLQEEKDIVAFMKTLTDGYK; from the coding sequence ATGAGAAGCGCCAATCAATACCTGAAATTTTTTATTGCAATATTGGGTACAACAATACTACTGTCTTGTGAAGACAACAGAGATTATACTTTTGTTACCCCTATTGATAAAGTTGCCTTAGGGAAAGAACTTTTTTTTGACAAAAACCTATCCAATCCCGGAGGGCAATCCTGTGCTACCTGCCATAGCCCGCAAACTGGTTTCTCTGATTTAAATCACAGCATTGTTTCAGAAGGAGCAGTAAATGGTCTTTTTGGCAACCGAAATGCTCCCAATGTATCTTATGCTATGTTTGCACCAACCCTGCATTATGATGCAGTGGATGGGACATATGTTGGCGGTTTCTTTTTGGATGGCCGCGTAAACACACTTGAGGAACAGGCTAAAAAGCCGTTTATGAATCCTCTTGAAATGAACCTTACAAGTGTAGAGATGCTGGTTACAAAACTAAAACAAGCTCCTTACTATGCACTCTACCAAAAAGTATATGGAAACAATGAGGATGTGCAAACTATTTTCAACAATATCACTGATGCGATTGCTACTTTTGAAAAATCAAAAGAAGTAAATCCTTTCTCTTCCAAATACGATTATTATCTAAAAGGGCAAGTAACACTAACACAGCAAGAGCTTAGAGGATTGCAGTTATTTAATGCAACAGATAAAGGTAATTGTGCCGCTTGTCATATCTCTGAGCCTGATGAGGATAGCGGAAAAGTATTGTTTACTGATTTTACTTATGATAACATTGGAGTGCCAAAGAATCCTAACAATCCGTTTTACACCATCCCTGCCTCAAATAATCCATTAGGAGCAAATGCCATCGATAATGGTCTTGGAACAATTGTAAAAGATGCCAGCCATAACGGAAAATTTAAAGTTCCTACTTTGAGAAATGTGGCAATTTCGGCTCCATATTTTCACAATGGTTTTTACAACACATTAGAAGAAGTGGTACATTTTTATAATAGCAGAGATGTGGAAGCTTTTCCGGCAGCAGAAGTTACGGAAACGGTAAATCATGACGAATTAGGAAATCTGAAATTGACGCTTCAGGAGGAAAAAGACATTGTTGCTTTTATGAAAACACTAACTGACGGTTATAAATAA
- a CDS encoding response regulator, with the protein MDQETTKPTFKKILVIDDNPTDRYIAKRMAEKYLFAEEIILQESALEALDYIKSLENTPNLLPEFIFLDINMPGMNGYEFLDEYRKLSEAIRTKCIILMITTSIHPDDFMRAENNPFIFRFLNKPLDKEKFRFIEDEFSLKR; encoded by the coding sequence ATGGATCAAGAAACTACAAAACCAACTTTCAAAAAAATTCTAGTAATAGATGATAATCCTACAGATCGTTATATTGCAAAACGAATGGCTGAAAAATATCTTTTTGCCGAAGAAATAATTCTACAGGAATCTGCTCTTGAAGCTCTTGATTATATTAAATCATTAGAAAATACACCTAATTTACTTCCGGAGTTCATCTTTTTAGATATCAATATGCCTGGAATGAATGGATATGAATTCCTTGATGAATACAGAAAACTTTCTGAGGCTATCAGAACAAAATGTATTATTTTAATGATTACCACATCTATACATCCTGATGATTTTATGCGTGCAGAAAATAACCCTTTTATATTTCGATTTCTTAACAAACCACTCGATAAAGAAAAATTCAGATTCATTGAGGATGAATTTTCATTAAAAAGATAA
- a CDS encoding KUP/HAK/KT family potassium transporter, whose translation MNKSTIQKVSAATLLVALGIIYGDIGTSPLYVMKSIISDREITQLLVYGGISCVFWTLTFQTTFKYIFLTLSADNHGEGGVFSLYALVKRFGKGKLVIPTILGATTLLADGIITPPISVASAVEGLEAIVPSLPTIPIVIAILSGLFIFQRFGTQKVGYIFGPAMVIWFTMLLVLGVSQIVHHPDILNALNPMYGYRLLVEYPHGFWLLGAVFLCTTGAEALYSDLGHCGKENIRLTWIFVKIALVTNYLGQGAWLMHQGNPFLQGKNPFYTIMPQWFLIVGIVIATFAAIIASQALISGSFTLINEAISLNFWPRVSLKNPTNLKGQIYIPSVNTILWAGCILMILYFKNSAHMEAAYGFSITIAMLMTTVLLSYYLVFIKKMNKGWVTIILLIFTIIEVAFFLANVVKIKERWMFLFFELFIFMVMYVWYYSRKINNRFLKFINLSEQTVLLNELSQDDSIPKYSTHLIYLSKADRTYEIEEKIIKSIFAKKPKRADVYWFLHINRTNEPFTLNYEVEEILDDKVIKVILNVGFRVQPKVELYFKKIVQELVERKELNLHIRPDGSTKYNPEPDFKFIIIEKFLSVENDFAIKDGWLLYSYYWLKQLSLSEEKAFGLDKSDVEIEEIPMVYQPITKLELVRKIT comes from the coding sequence ATGAATAAATCTACAATCCAAAAAGTAAGCGCGGCTACACTCTTAGTGGCACTTGGTATCATTTATGGTGATATTGGAACGAGTCCTTTATATGTTATGAAATCTATTATTAGCGATAGAGAAATAACCCAATTATTAGTATATGGTGGAATTTCGTGTGTATTTTGGACATTGACATTTCAAACAACATTTAAATATATTTTTTTAACACTCTCGGCTGACAATCACGGAGAAGGTGGTGTATTTTCTTTATACGCATTAGTAAAGCGTTTTGGAAAAGGAAAATTAGTGATTCCTACCATTTTAGGAGCAACTACTTTACTTGCCGATGGAATCATTACTCCGCCCATTTCTGTAGCTTCGGCTGTGGAGGGTTTAGAAGCAATTGTTCCAAGTTTGCCTACAATTCCAATTGTTATTGCTATTCTTTCGGGATTATTTATTTTTCAGCGCTTTGGAACACAAAAAGTAGGTTATATTTTTGGTCCTGCAATGGTAATCTGGTTCACGATGTTATTAGTATTAGGAGTTTCTCAAATTGTGCATCATCCTGATATATTAAATGCACTAAACCCAATGTATGGCTATAGATTATTAGTTGAATACCCGCATGGTTTCTGGTTATTGGGCGCTGTATTTCTTTGTACAACTGGTGCAGAAGCATTGTATTCTGATTTGGGGCATTGCGGAAAAGAAAATATTCGTCTTACATGGATTTTTGTAAAAATTGCTTTGGTTACTAATTATTTGGGACAAGGCGCTTGGTTGATGCATCAGGGAAATCCTTTTTTACAAGGCAAAAACCCATTTTATACCATAATGCCACAATGGTTCTTAATCGTTGGAATCGTGATTGCCACATTTGCCGCAATTATAGCATCTCAAGCACTAATTAGTGGTTCATTTACCTTAATAAACGAGGCTATTTCATTAAATTTCTGGCCGCGTGTATCCTTAAAAAATCCGACAAATCTAAAAGGACAAATTTATATTCCTTCTGTAAATACAATACTTTGGGCTGGCTGTATCTTAATGATCTTATATTTCAAAAACTCTGCACATATGGAGGCAGCTTATGGATTTTCGATCACAATTGCCATGTTAATGACAACGGTTCTCCTATCCTACTATTTAGTATTTATTAAGAAAATGAATAAAGGCTGGGTAACTATTATTTTATTGATATTTACTATAATCGAAGTTGCTTTTTTCCTTGCCAATGTTGTAAAAATTAAAGAACGATGGATGTTTTTATTCTTTGAACTTTTCATTTTTATGGTAATGTATGTTTGGTATTATTCCCGAAAAATCAACAACCGTTTTCTGAAGTTTATTAATCTGTCTGAACAGACAGTCTTGCTGAACGAATTAAGTCAGGATGATAGTATCCCAAAATATTCAACCCATTTAATATACTTATCCAAAGCCGACAGAACCTATGAAATTGAGGAGAAAATTATAAAATCGATCTTTGCAAAAAAACCAAAAAGAGCTGATGTATATTGGTTTTTACATATCAACAGAACAAACGAACCTTTTACTTTAAACTATGAAGTTGAAGAAATCTTAGATGATAAAGTAATCAAGGTGATATTAAATGTAGGTTTTAGAGTCCAGCCCAAAGTTGAATTATATTTTAAAAAAATAGTTCAGGAATTAGTCGAAAGAAAAGAACTCAACCTGCATATTCGTCCGGACGGTTCTACAAAATACAATCCTGAACCTGATTTTAAATTCATCATCATTGAAAAATTCTTGTCAGTAGAAAATGATTTTGCTATAAAAGATGGCTGGCTGCTTTATTCATACTACTGGTTAAAACAACTTTCTCTTTCTGAAGAAAAAGCTTTTGGATTAGATAAAAGTGATGTTGAAATTGAAGAAATCCCAATGGTTTATCAACCCATCACCAAGCTTGAACTAGTTCGAAAAATCACATAG
- a CDS encoding winged helix-turn-helix domain-containing protein: REWYKNPIIILTVKNTEEEIVKALDNGANDYLSKPFRAQELLARIRAALRMGLDHQNDTLVTFGNTTINFSARVVKVDDLVIKLTATEYRLLALLVQNEGRVLTHQYLLKEVWGQSYLDQTQYLRVFITQLRKKIENDPNRPKHILTESGVGYRFNAN, from the coding sequence AAGGGAATGGTATAAAAACCCCATAATTATTCTTACCGTTAAAAACACAGAAGAAGAAATTGTTAAGGCATTAGATAATGGCGCAAATGACTATTTGTCTAAACCTTTTCGTGCCCAGGAGCTTTTAGCCAGAATTAGGGCAGCTTTGCGAATGGGACTTGATCATCAAAACGATACTTTGGTCACTTTTGGAAATACAACTATCAATTTTAGTGCGCGTGTGGTAAAAGTAGATGATCTAGTGATTAAACTAACGGCTACAGAATACAGATTACTGGCTTTATTAGTACAAAATGAAGGACGTGTTTTAACACACCAGTATCTTCTAAAAGAAGTTTGGGGCCAGAGCTACTTAGATCAAACCCAATATTTACGTGTTTTTATTACACAGCTTCGCAAAAAAATAGAAAATGACCCTAACCGTCCTAAACACATACTTACCGAATCTGGCGTAGGCTACAGATTTAATGCCAATTAA